A single Melopsittacus undulatus isolate bMelUnd1 chromosome 11, bMelUnd1.mat.Z, whole genome shotgun sequence DNA region contains:
- the LOC101868973 gene encoding protein Niban 2 isoform X1 — MGDVVSTHLDEGRRQHIAERTGKVLGEFCRCYKEQFGVALFNSVRYEIEGNGGPQAQLLHRKVPLEDHVIYSGNLFHYIEENKKWRNRFCVVPHNYGLVLYENKLAYERDLPPRLLINSAGYKILTSVDQYLELVNSSLPGVTPKLGQTPIFKCPTDFPLILWHPYARHYYFCVMTGKEQEKWRAVFQDCVRHCNNGISEDSKVEAPAFTDAIRMYRQSKEQYGTWDMLCGNETQVLSNLVMEELLPELRNAIGPRLKGKAQERQRTWIQISDAVYRMVYEQTNAQYDAAMAKCEQERPQMESIIRTDMDQIITSKEHLASKIRAFVLPKAEVCVRNHVQPYISSILEALMTPTSQGFAEVREVFFKEVTDMNMNIVNEGGLEKLVEYMEKLSHLAFHPVKMQSCYEKMEQLKLEGLQQRFDVTSTSVFKQRAQIHMRQQMDDAVHTFETLLHQELGKLQGKEDLCKSIQRILERVLKKYDYDSSTVRKKFFREALLQITIPFLLKKLAPTCKAELAKFQELIFEDFASFILVENTYEEVVLQSVMKDIMQAVKEAAVQRKHNLYRDSVVMHNSDPNLHLLGESIPIEWGDEPGAQPEPEPHGDRRRRAKQVVSVIQDDDGVLPYAVEEPGSPQAAELEEPQPDGVQEIRKALAKESCGGAGEVEERLRNGTDAKRESGATEEVVVAASVPGDVPSQGTARDGDRVHRDTAASPVAEAVSGAGDAAAVSAVPGAEVPSGAEVQPAASTSSVPGADSPSGASVQLAASTSPVPGADNPSGASVQPAAPASPVPGADSPSGASVQLAAPASPVPGADNPSGASVQHTMPASPKPRADVPPEAKLPHGTPATLGTQASPVPEAKTPSPSTGSVCHQPSDKETGEEVAVTPPQPPGTTESSEGVQTEF; from the exons GTGCCCCTCGAGGACCACGTCATTTACTCGGGCAACCTCTTCCACTACATCGAGGAGAACAAGAAGTGGAGGAACCGCTTCTGCGTGGTCCCACACAACTACGGCTTGGTCCTCTATGAGAACAAACTG GCCTACGAGCGGGACCTGCCGCCCCGGCTGCTGATCAACAGCGCTGGCTACAAGATCCTCACCTCAGTGGACCAGTACCTGGAGCTGGTGAACAGCAGCCTGCCCG GTGTGACACCCAAACTGGGGCAGACCCCCATCTTTAAGTGCCCCACGGATTTCCCCCTCATCCTCTGGCACCCCTATGCCCGGCACTATTACTTCTGTGTGATGACAGGCAAGGAGCAGGAGAAGTGGAGAGCAGTGTTCCAGGACTGTGTACGGCACTGCAACAATG GCATCTCCGAGGACTCCAAAGTGGAGGCTCCAGCCTTCACGGATGCAATCCGCATGTACCGCCAGTCGAAGGAGCAGTATGGCACATGGGACATGCTGTGTGGCAACGAGACCCAG gtcctgagcaacctggtgaTGGAGGAGCTGCTTCCCGAGCTCAGGAATGCCATCGGGCCCCGTCTGAAGGGCAAAGCACAGGAGCGCCAGCGGACATGGATCCAG ATCTCAGATGCTGTCTATAGGATGGTCTATGAGCAGACCAATGCCCAGTACGATGCAGCGATGGCCAAGTGCGAGCAGGAGCGGCCCCAGATGGAGAGCATTATCCGCACAGACATGGACCAGATCATCACCTCCAAGGAGCACTTGGCCAGCAAGATCCGAG CGTTTGTCCTCCCCAAAGCGGAGGTGTGCGTCCGTAACCATGTCCAGCCCTACATCTCCTCCATCCTGGAGGCCCTGATGACCCCCACGAGCCAGGGCTTTGCCGAGGTGCGGGAGGTGTTCTTCAAGGAGGTGACAGACATGAACATGAACATCGTCAATGAAGGTGGCCTGGAGAAGCTGGTGGAG TACATGGAGAAGCTTTCCCACCTGGCCTTCCATCCGGTCAAGATGCAGTCGTGCTATGAGAAGATGGAGCAGCTGAAACTGGAGGGTCTTCAGCAGCGCTTCGATGTCACCAGCACGTCCGTCTTCAAGCAGAGGGCCCAGATCCACATGAGacag CAAATGGATGATGCTGTGCACACGTTCGAGACGCTGCTCCACCAGGAGCTGGGGAAGCTGCAGGGCAAGGAGGACCTCTGCAAGTCCATCCAGCGCATCCTGGAGAGGGTGCTCAAG AAATACGACTACGACAGCAGCACTGTGCGGAAGAAGTTCTTCAGGGAGGCCCTGCTGCAGATCACCATCCCCTTCCTGCTCAAAAAGCTGGCGCCGACCTGCAAGGCG GAATTAGCCAAGTTTCAGGAGCTGATCTTCGAGGACTTCGCCAGCTTCATCCTGGTGGAGAACACTTACGAGGAGGTTGTGCTGCAGTCGGTGATGAAAGACATCATGCAAG CTGTGAAGGAGGCGGCCGTTCAGCGCAAGCACAACCTGTATCGCGATAGCGTCGTGATGCACAACAGCGACCCCAACCTGCACCTGCTGGGCGAGAGCATCCCCATCGAGTGGGGGGACGAGCCGGGCGCGCAGCCCGAGCCCGAGCCGCACGGGGACCGGCGCCGCAGGGCCAAGCAAGTGGTGTCGGTGATCCAGGATGACGACGGGGTCCTGCCCTACGCGGTGGAGGAGCCCGGGTCCCCGCAGGCAGCGGAGCTGGAGGAGCCGCAGCCCGATGGGGTGCAGGAGATCCGGAAGGCGCTGGCCAAGGAGAGCTGcgggggtgctggggaggtggAGGAGCGGCTGAGGAACGGGACTGATGCCAAGCGGGAGAGTGGTGCCACcgaggaggtggtggtggcagcGTCTGTCCCAGGTGATGTCCCTTCCCAAGgtacagccagggatggggacagggtgCACCGTGACACAGCAGCATCACCTGTAGCTGAAGCTGTGTcaggggctggggatgctgcagcgGTGTCAGCGGTGCCTGGAGCCGAGGTTCCATCTGGGGCTGAGGTGCAACCGGCTGCATCAACATCATCTGTGCCTGGAGCTGATAGCCCATCAGGAGCCAGTGTGCAATTGGCTGCATCAACATCACCTGTGCCTGGAGCTGATAACCCATCAGGAGCCAGTGTGCAACCAGCTGCACCAGCATCACCTGTGCCTGGAGCTGATAGCCCATCAGGAGCCAGTGTGCAATTGGCTGCACCAGCATCACCTGTGCCTGGAGCTGATAACCCATCAGGAGCCAGTGTGCAGCACACCATGCCAGCATCACCCAAACCCAGAGCCGATGTCCCACCAGAGGCCaagctgccccatggcacacCAGCAACACTTGGCACACAAGCATCACCTGTACCAGAAGCCAAGACCCCGTCACCGTCCACCGGCTCAGTTTGCCATCAGCCCAGTGACAAGGAGACAGGCGAGGAGGTGGCTGTTacccccccacagcccccaggcACGACAGAGAGCAGTGAGGGGGTGCAGACGGAGTTCTAG
- the LOC101868973 gene encoding protein Niban 2 isoform X2: MGDVVSTHLDEGRRQHIAERTGKVLGEFCRCYKEQFGVALFNSVRYEIEGNGGPQAQLLHRKVPLEDHVIYSGNLFHYIEENKKWRNRFCVVPHNYGLVLYENKLAYERDLPPRLLINSAGYKILTSVDQYLELVNSSLPGVTPKLGQTPIFKCPTDFPLILWHPYARHYYFCVMTGKEQEKWRAVFQDCVRHCNNGISEDSKVEAPAFTDAIRMYRQSKEQYGTWDMLCGNETQVLSNLVMEELLPELRNAIGPRLKGKAQERQRTWIQISDAVYRMVYEQTNAQYDAAMAKCEQERPQMESIIRTDMDQIITSKEHLASKIRAFVLPKAEVCVRNHVQPYISSILEALMTPTSQGFAEVREVFFKEVTDMNMNIVNEGGLEKLVEYMEKLSHLAFHPVKMQSCYEKMEQLKLEGLQQRFDVTSTSVFKQRAQIHMRQQMDDAVHTFETLLHQELGKLQGKEDLCKSIQRILERVLKKYDYDSSTVRKKFFREALLQITIPFLLKKLAPTCKAELAKFQELIFEDFASFILVENTYEEVVLQSVMKDIMQAVKEAAVQRKHNLYRDSVVMHNSDPNLHLLGESIPIEWGDEPGAQPEPEPHGDRRRRAKQVVSVIQDDDGVLPYAVEEPGSPQAAELEEPQPDGVQEIRKALAKESCGGAGEVEERLRNGTDAKRESGATEEVVVAASVPGDVPSQGTARDGDRVHRDTAASPVAEAVSGAGDAAAVSAVPGAEVPSGAEVQPAASTSSVPGADSPSGASVQLAASTSPVPGADNPSGASVQPAAPASPVPGADSPSGASVQHTMPASPKPRADVPPEAKLPHGTPATLGTQASPVPEAKTPSPSTGSVCHQPSDKETGEEVAVTPPQPPGTTESSEGVQTEF, from the exons GTGCCCCTCGAGGACCACGTCATTTACTCGGGCAACCTCTTCCACTACATCGAGGAGAACAAGAAGTGGAGGAACCGCTTCTGCGTGGTCCCACACAACTACGGCTTGGTCCTCTATGAGAACAAACTG GCCTACGAGCGGGACCTGCCGCCCCGGCTGCTGATCAACAGCGCTGGCTACAAGATCCTCACCTCAGTGGACCAGTACCTGGAGCTGGTGAACAGCAGCCTGCCCG GTGTGACACCCAAACTGGGGCAGACCCCCATCTTTAAGTGCCCCACGGATTTCCCCCTCATCCTCTGGCACCCCTATGCCCGGCACTATTACTTCTGTGTGATGACAGGCAAGGAGCAGGAGAAGTGGAGAGCAGTGTTCCAGGACTGTGTACGGCACTGCAACAATG GCATCTCCGAGGACTCCAAAGTGGAGGCTCCAGCCTTCACGGATGCAATCCGCATGTACCGCCAGTCGAAGGAGCAGTATGGCACATGGGACATGCTGTGTGGCAACGAGACCCAG gtcctgagcaacctggtgaTGGAGGAGCTGCTTCCCGAGCTCAGGAATGCCATCGGGCCCCGTCTGAAGGGCAAAGCACAGGAGCGCCAGCGGACATGGATCCAG ATCTCAGATGCTGTCTATAGGATGGTCTATGAGCAGACCAATGCCCAGTACGATGCAGCGATGGCCAAGTGCGAGCAGGAGCGGCCCCAGATGGAGAGCATTATCCGCACAGACATGGACCAGATCATCACCTCCAAGGAGCACTTGGCCAGCAAGATCCGAG CGTTTGTCCTCCCCAAAGCGGAGGTGTGCGTCCGTAACCATGTCCAGCCCTACATCTCCTCCATCCTGGAGGCCCTGATGACCCCCACGAGCCAGGGCTTTGCCGAGGTGCGGGAGGTGTTCTTCAAGGAGGTGACAGACATGAACATGAACATCGTCAATGAAGGTGGCCTGGAGAAGCTGGTGGAG TACATGGAGAAGCTTTCCCACCTGGCCTTCCATCCGGTCAAGATGCAGTCGTGCTATGAGAAGATGGAGCAGCTGAAACTGGAGGGTCTTCAGCAGCGCTTCGATGTCACCAGCACGTCCGTCTTCAAGCAGAGGGCCCAGATCCACATGAGacag CAAATGGATGATGCTGTGCACACGTTCGAGACGCTGCTCCACCAGGAGCTGGGGAAGCTGCAGGGCAAGGAGGACCTCTGCAAGTCCATCCAGCGCATCCTGGAGAGGGTGCTCAAG AAATACGACTACGACAGCAGCACTGTGCGGAAGAAGTTCTTCAGGGAGGCCCTGCTGCAGATCACCATCCCCTTCCTGCTCAAAAAGCTGGCGCCGACCTGCAAGGCG GAATTAGCCAAGTTTCAGGAGCTGATCTTCGAGGACTTCGCCAGCTTCATCCTGGTGGAGAACACTTACGAGGAGGTTGTGCTGCAGTCGGTGATGAAAGACATCATGCAAG CTGTGAAGGAGGCGGCCGTTCAGCGCAAGCACAACCTGTATCGCGATAGCGTCGTGATGCACAACAGCGACCCCAACCTGCACCTGCTGGGCGAGAGCATCCCCATCGAGTGGGGGGACGAGCCGGGCGCGCAGCCCGAGCCCGAGCCGCACGGGGACCGGCGCCGCAGGGCCAAGCAAGTGGTGTCGGTGATCCAGGATGACGACGGGGTCCTGCCCTACGCGGTGGAGGAGCCCGGGTCCCCGCAGGCAGCGGAGCTGGAGGAGCCGCAGCCCGATGGGGTGCAGGAGATCCGGAAGGCGCTGGCCAAGGAGAGCTGcgggggtgctggggaggtggAGGAGCGGCTGAGGAACGGGACTGATGCCAAGCGGGAGAGTGGTGCCACcgaggaggtggtggtggcagcGTCTGTCCCAGGTGATGTCCCTTCCCAAGgtacagccagggatggggacagggtgCACCGTGACACAGCAGCATCACCTGTAGCTGAAGCTGTGTcaggggctggggatgctgcagcgGTGTCAGCGGTGCCTGGAGCCGAGGTTCCATCTGGGGCTGAGGTGCAACCGGCTGCATCAACATCATCTGTGCCTGGAGCTGATAGCCCATCAGGAGCCAGTGTGCAATTGGCTGCATCAACATCACCTGTGCCTGGAGCTGATAACCCATCAGGAGCCAGTGTGCAACCAGCTGCACCAGCATCACCTGTGCCTGGAGCTGATAGCCCATCAG GAGCCAGTGTGCAGCACACCATGCCAGCATCACCCAAACCCAGAGCCGATGTCCCACCAGAGGCCaagctgccccatggcacacCAGCAACACTTGGCACACAAGCATCACCTGTACCAGAAGCCAAGACCCCGTCACCGTCCACCGGCTCAGTTTGCCATCAGCCCAGTGACAAGGAGACAGGCGAGGAGGTGGCTGTTacccccccacagcccccaggcACGACAGAGAGCAGTGAGGGGGTGCAGACGGAGTTCTAG